The Geobacter sp. AOG2 genome includes a window with the following:
- a CDS encoding MFS transporter — protein sequence MNAGPISLTYRRYALGLLLAVNLLNYIDRQVLFAVFPLIKIDLSLSDTALGFLGSAFMLSYLLFAPLFGWLGDHWSRTRLAAGGLVVWSMATALAGFAPGYRTLLAARATVGVGEASFGTVSPGLIADFFPKERRGRVLSWFYVAIPVGSALGYLLGGVLGQKYGWHAAFLLVGIPGLLLAVPIALLRTPPRGGNASPQAEHGNVSRGYAALFRNRSFVCNTLAMAAMTFAIGGLAQWMPSFLYRAHSLDVAKGNTMFGATTVVTGILGTMAGGWLGDFWQKRSGKGYLLISGWGFLIGTPFAVWAILAPGLTACIVAIFIAEFFLFLNTGPLNTVIVNVTNPAVRAMAFAVNIFFIHALGDAVSPSTLGWLSDQWGLRSALLITPGAMALAGLFCFICGRFVVRDMAQAEG from the coding sequence ATGAACGCCGGCCCCATATCACTCACCTACCGCCGCTACGCCCTGGGACTTCTTTTGGCGGTGAACCTGCTCAACTACATTGACCGGCAGGTGTTGTTCGCGGTATTCCCCCTGATCAAGATCGATCTCAGTCTCTCCGATACGGCACTGGGGTTTCTCGGAAGCGCCTTCATGCTCAGCTATCTGCTCTTCGCCCCACTCTTCGGCTGGCTCGGCGACCACTGGAGCCGGACCAGACTTGCCGCCGGAGGCCTGGTTGTCTGGAGCATGGCCACGGCCTTGGCCGGTTTTGCCCCCGGCTACCGGACCCTCTTGGCCGCCCGCGCCACTGTCGGGGTTGGTGAGGCGAGTTTCGGCACGGTATCGCCCGGGCTCATCGCCGACTTCTTCCCAAAGGAACGCCGTGGACGGGTCCTTTCCTGGTTCTATGTCGCCATTCCGGTCGGCAGTGCGCTGGGCTATCTTCTGGGCGGAGTGCTGGGACAAAAGTACGGCTGGCATGCCGCATTTCTGCTGGTCGGTATTCCGGGCCTGCTGTTGGCCGTTCCCATCGCACTGCTGCGCACCCCACCCCGCGGCGGCAACGCCTCGCCGCAGGCCGAGCATGGAAACGTCTCCCGAGGCTACGCCGCCTTGTTCAGAAACCGCTCCTTCGTGTGCAACACCCTCGCCATGGCGGCCATGACCTTCGCCATCGGGGGGCTCGCCCAGTGGATGCCGTCATTTCTGTATCGCGCCCATTCCCTTGACGTGGCAAAGGGAAACACGATGTTCGGCGCGACCACAGTGGTGACCGGAATACTGGGCACCATGGCCGGCGGCTGGCTCGGCGACTTCTGGCAAAAGAGGAGTGGCAAGGGATATCTGCTCATATCCGGATGGGGCTTCCTCATCGGTACCCCGTTCGCCGTCTGGGCCATCCTTGCCCCCGGCCTGACCGCTTGCATTGTTGCGATCTTCATTGCCGAGTTTTTTCTCTTTCTCAACACCGGGCCGCTCAATACCGTCATCGTCAACGTCACCAACCCGGCGGTCCGCGCCATGGCCTTCGCGGTCAACATCTTCTTCATCCATGCCCTGGGTGACGCGGTTTCTCCCTCAACCCTCGGCTGGCTATCCGACCAGTGGGGTTTGCGCAGCGCCCTCCTGATCACCCCTGGTGCAATGGCGCTGGCCGGCCTCTTTTGTTTCATCTGCGGCAGGTTCGTGGTGCGGGACATGGCCCAAGCCGAGGGATGA